From the genome of Mycetocola spongiae, one region includes:
- a CDS encoding acyl-CoA thioesterase: MKLDVPIHLRWADLDAYNHVNNVEIMRLFEEARVRAFWKREPGESELDDGMALVEASAGAETMTLIGSQRVEYLLPVDYRQRPIIVRMWIGALGGASMDVFYELRDSAEEDSAVYARALTTIVLVTAATGRPRRIGAEERAAWGRYLEAPLTFRGRE; encoded by the coding sequence ATGAAACTCGATGTTCCCATTCACCTGCGCTGGGCCGATCTTGACGCCTATAACCACGTTAATAACGTCGAGATCATGCGCCTCTTTGAGGAGGCGCGGGTGCGGGCCTTCTGGAAGCGCGAGCCGGGAGAATCCGAGCTGGACGACGGCATGGCCCTCGTGGAGGCCTCCGCGGGCGCGGAGACCATGACGCTGATCGGCTCCCAGCGGGTGGAGTATCTGCTGCCGGTGGATTATCGGCAGCGCCCGATCATCGTGCGGATGTGGATCGGCGCGCTGGGCGGCGCGAGCATGGACGTATTTTATGAGCTGCGCGATTCGGCGGAGGAGGACTCCGCGGTATATGCGCGCGCCCTCACCACGATTGTCTTGGTGACCGCGGCCACCGGCCGCCCGCGCCGGATCGGCGCCGAGGAGCGCGCAGCCTGGGGCCGCTATCTGGAGGCTCCGCTGACCTTCCGCGGGCGCGAGTAG